The Triplophysa dalaica isolate WHDGS20190420 chromosome 5, ASM1584641v1, whole genome shotgun sequence genome window below encodes:
- the rps16 gene encoding 40S ribosomal protein S16, which translates to MPPKGPLQSVQVFGRKKTATAVAHCKRGNGLIKVNGRPLEMIEPATLQYKLLEPLLLLGKERFAGVDIRVRVKGGGHVAQIYAIRQAISKSLVAYYQKYVDEASKKEIKDILVQYDRTLLVADPRRCESKKFGGPGARARYQKSYR; encoded by the exons ATGCCACCCAAAGGTCCGCTGCAATCTGTCCAGGTTTTTGGACGTAAA AAAACAGCCACCGCTGTTGCCCACTGCAAGAGGGGAAATGGGCTTATTAAAGTCAATGGCAGACCCCTTGAGATGATCGAGCCGGCCACTCTGCAGTACAAG CTTCTGGAACCTCTTCTGCTTCTGGGAAAGGAGCGCTTTGCTGGCGTTGACATTAGAGTTCGTGTGAAGGGTGGTGGACATGTCGCTCAGATTTACG CTATCCGTCAGGCCATCTCCAAATCCCTGGTTGCCTACTATCAGAAGT ATGTCGATGAAGCCTCAAAGAAAGAGATCAAGGATATCTTGGTTCAGTACGATAGGACCCTGCTGGTCGCTGATCCTCGCCGCTGCGAGTCCAAGAAGTTCGGTGGACCTGGAGCCCGTGCCCGCTACCAGAAGTCCTACCGTTAA